One Legionella lansingensis genomic region harbors:
- a CDS encoding DUF1841 family protein encodes MFYGSNVQDTRQLFFSSWSKYRQKQPLLPLEQQIVDVILAHPEYQALLEDPKQRDKTYFPEMGESNPFLHMGLHLAIRDQVSTDRPAGISKIYQQLLQKYRDPLLVEHCMMENLAECLWQSQRNQRPPDESSYLLNLRRLLH; translated from the coding sequence ATGTTTTATGGCAGTAATGTTCAAGATACACGACAGCTTTTTTTTTCCAGTTGGTCCAAATACCGCCAAAAACAACCTCTTTTACCACTCGAACAACAAATTGTGGATGTTATCCTTGCTCACCCCGAATACCAGGCATTATTGGAAGACCCCAAACAGAGAGATAAAACGTATTTTCCAGAGATGGGGGAGAGTAACCCTTTTTTGCACATGGGTCTGCATCTTGCCATTCGTGATCAGGTGAGTACAGACAGGCCTGCGGGTATTAGCAAGATCTATCAACAGCTGTTACAGAAATACCGCGATCCCTTACTTGTTGAGCACTGTATGATGGAAAATCTTGCTGAATGTTTGTGGCAATCACAACGCAATCAGCGTCCTCCTGATGAGAGCAGCTATTTATTGAACTTGCGGCGGTTATTGCATTAA
- the ubiB gene encoding ubiquinone biosynthesis regulatory protein kinase UbiB yields MKPIKQLIRLLHINTILARNGLDQVIVSIRLFSPFRFIVYLNPWNWFRKEKLTRGEALRKTLEELGPIFVKFGQALSTRPDILPPDIALELCKLQDDVPPFASEKALAIFELAFGQSAYEVFAEFDPIPLASASMAQVHAATLKTGEEVVVKILRPNMRKIIEKDLSIMYTIANLAERYWAESKRLKPREIVQEFEHNLLDELDLQREAANASQLRRNFQNSPLLYVPEIFWDYTRENIMVMERIHGIPISDVPRLKEHRVDIKKLAERGVEIFFTQVFRDCFFHADMHPGNIFVSPLHPENPQYICIDFGIIGTLSDSDKRYLAENLYAFFNRDYRRVAALHVESGWVARDTRVEEFESAIRTVCEPIFEKPLKDISFAQVVLRLFQVARRFHMEVQPQLVLLQKTLLAIEGLGRQLYPELDLWATAKPFLEKWLKEQMGARAFLRQLRENLPFISEQLPHMPRLLNEVLQLSKEQKINALEREKDKIVDVKPNWYRSIGIGVFATMVTMSMLDILNQDKLAAIVLSTAIVAAVLTLLNRTNRS; encoded by the coding sequence ATGAAACCGATTAAACAATTAATCCGTCTGCTACATATCAATACCATTTTGGCACGTAACGGGCTTGATCAGGTCATCGTATCCATTCGTCTTTTTTCCCCTTTTCGTTTTATCGTGTATTTGAACCCATGGAACTGGTTTCGTAAGGAGAAATTAACTCGTGGTGAGGCCTTACGCAAAACACTTGAGGAGCTGGGTCCTATTTTTGTGAAATTCGGGCAAGCCTTATCAACTCGTCCGGATATCTTACCGCCAGATATTGCCTTAGAATTATGCAAATTACAGGATGATGTTCCTCCCTTTGCCAGTGAAAAAGCCCTGGCTATCTTTGAATTGGCTTTTGGTCAATCGGCTTATGAAGTGTTTGCTGAATTTGATCCTATCCCTCTTGCTTCTGCCTCCATGGCACAAGTTCATGCCGCTACCTTAAAAACCGGGGAAGAGGTGGTGGTAAAAATTTTGCGCCCTAACATGCGCAAAATCATCGAAAAAGACTTAAGTATCATGTATACGATCGCTAATTTGGCAGAACGTTACTGGGCGGAAAGTAAACGGTTAAAGCCACGAGAAATCGTACAAGAATTCGAACACAATTTGCTTGATGAACTCGATCTACAACGTGAAGCTGCGAATGCTTCACAATTGCGTAGAAATTTTCAAAATTCTCCCCTTCTCTACGTTCCTGAAATCTTCTGGGATTACACCCGAGAAAATATTATGGTGATGGAGCGCATCCACGGTATTCCGATTTCTGATGTGCCAAGGTTGAAGGAACATAGGGTAGATATTAAAAAATTGGCGGAACGCGGCGTGGAAATCTTTTTCACACAAGTGTTCAGAGACTGTTTTTTTCATGCGGACATGCATCCCGGTAATATCTTTGTCTCCCCCCTGCATCCTGAAAATCCGCAATACATCTGTATTGATTTTGGCATCATTGGCACACTCAGTGACAGTGATAAACGTTATCTAGCAGAGAATCTCTATGCTTTCTTTAACCGCGACTATCGTCGAGTGGCGGCACTTCATGTGGAGTCAGGTTGGGTTGCTAGAGATACCCGTGTTGAGGAGTTTGAAAGTGCTATTCGAACCGTATGCGAACCCATTTTTGAAAAACCGTTAAAAGATATTTCTTTTGCGCAGGTGGTGTTACGTCTCTTTCAAGTAGCCAGACGTTTCCACATGGAGGTGCAACCGCAATTGGTTTTGTTACAAAAAACGTTATTAGCAATAGAAGGATTGGGGCGACAACTGTATCCGGAACTGGATCTCTGGGCAACCGCCAAGCCATTTTTAGAAAAATGGCTGAAAGAACAAATGGGAGCCCGTGCCTTTCTTAGACAGTTACGTGAGAATTTGCCCTTCATCTCTGAACAATTGCCCCATATGCCACGTCTATTGAATGAAGTCTTGCAGCTCAGTAAAGAGCAAAAAATCAACGCATTGGAACGCGAGAAGGACAAGATTGTGGACGTAAAGCCAAATTGGTACCGAAGTATTGGCATTGGTGTCTTTGCTACGATGGTTACCATGAGCATGCTGGACATCTTAAACCAGGATAAATTAGCAGCCATCGTGCTCTCCACCGCTATAGTGGCAGCGGTTTTAACATTACTCAATCGTACAAATAGGAGCTAA
- a CDS encoding Sec-independent protein translocase subunit TatA/TatB: MSGGEILLTIVVAIIVFGPNKLPMLAEHLGKLFRHFAALKQQATTFWQEQLNQQQLQDNLRKAERADALYQRAGDVEEQSVERKPPA; the protein is encoded by the coding sequence ATGAGTGGTGGAGAAATTCTATTAACAATTGTGGTAGCAATCATCGTTTTTGGCCCCAATAAATTACCCATGTTGGCTGAACATTTAGGGAAATTATTTCGCCATTTCGCCGCTTTAAAACAACAAGCGACTACTTTTTGGCAGGAGCAGTTGAACCAACAGCAATTGCAAGACAATCTGCGTAAGGCGGAGAGGGCAGATGCGCTGTATCAACGCGCGGGAGATGTGGAAGAACAATCGGTGGAAAGAAAACCACCCGCATAA
- the ubiE gene encoding bifunctional demethylmenaquinone methyltransferase/2-methoxy-6-polyprenyl-1,4-benzoquinol methylase UbiE, translating to MNDKEKITHFGFESVPWDDKEKKVGEVFKSVAKNYDLMNNIMSFGVHHLWKRFTIELSQVRPDQCVLDLAGGSGDLTRLLSIKVGAQGRVILADINAAMLEIGRNRLLDEGLHSNIHFVQANAQTLPFADNSFHCITIAFGLRNVTDKEQALASMYRVCKPGGKLMVLEFSNPTLPGLKPIYDWYSFNVLPKLGELFAQDADSYRYLAESIRMHPSQEGLKTMIEKAGFEDCHYYNLSGGIVALHIAYKY from the coding sequence ATGAACGATAAAGAAAAAATAACCCATTTTGGTTTTGAATCCGTGCCCTGGGATGACAAAGAAAAAAAAGTGGGCGAGGTATTCAAATCAGTGGCAAAAAATTATGATTTGATGAATAACATCATGTCTTTCGGTGTTCATCACCTATGGAAGCGTTTTACGATTGAGCTAAGTCAGGTCCGCCCAGATCAATGTGTTCTTGATTTGGCCGGCGGCAGCGGCGATTTGACCCGGTTACTGAGTATAAAAGTGGGCGCGCAAGGCAGGGTCATTCTTGCTGATATTAACGCGGCCATGTTGGAGATTGGGCGTAATCGTTTGCTTGATGAAGGCCTACATTCCAACATTCACTTTGTGCAAGCAAATGCACAAACATTACCTTTTGCAGATAACAGCTTTCACTGTATTACGATTGCTTTTGGTTTGCGCAATGTAACCGATAAAGAACAAGCATTAGCTTCAATGTATCGCGTATGTAAACCTGGCGGGAAATTGATGGTTCTGGAATTTTCCAATCCTACACTTCCTGGTTTAAAGCCGATTTATGATTGGTATTCTTTCAATGTACTGCCCAAGCTCGGTGAGCTATTTGCTCAAGATGCTGACAGTTATCGCTATCTTGCCGAATCCATTCGCATGCACCCTTCACAAGAGGGCTTGAAGACAATGATTGAGAAAGCAGGCTTTGAGGATTGTCATTATTATAATTTAAGTGGTGGCATCGTTGCTCTCCACATCGCTTATAAATATTGA
- a CDS encoding IS110 family RNA-guided transposase, with product MSAYEFVGIDIAKDKFDSALSIDNRYKHAVFSNSKKGYEDFLKWLNQYASSPWVCMEATGHYSEGLADFLVEKGVRVSVVNPFQVKSFAKACLARNKNDTIDAKITAQFCQRMEPRIYQSSSAEQKEIKELTKVLDMLKVQVIQLTNQLHSIRGRAAQKSLKKMIEKRKQEIKAIQQQIDELISNNQQLQEKLDLLLSIKGIGKLTAYYVLARMPDIQCFQTTKQFAAYIGITPKQHQSGSLIGKTTLSRLGDSRLRKALYMAALVAKRYNKALDGFVKRLQCNGKTPKTIICAVMRKLAHIIFGVLKNKQPFNENLGCF from the coding sequence ATGAGTGCATATGAATTTGTAGGTATTGATATTGCCAAGGATAAATTTGATAGTGCTCTAAGCATCGATAATCGCTATAAACATGCTGTCTTCTCAAATTCAAAGAAAGGCTATGAAGATTTCCTTAAATGGCTTAATCAATATGCATCATCTCCTTGGGTGTGCATGGAAGCAACAGGTCATTATAGTGAGGGACTTGCTGATTTCTTAGTGGAGAAAGGTGTTCGCGTCAGTGTTGTAAATCCCTTCCAGGTTAAGAGTTTTGCTAAAGCCTGCCTAGCCCGTAATAAAAATGATACGATTGACGCCAAAATCACCGCTCAATTTTGTCAACGAATGGAACCACGCATTTATCAATCCAGCTCTGCAGAGCAAAAGGAAATCAAAGAATTAACCAAAGTATTGGATATGTTGAAAGTTCAGGTTATTCAATTAACAAACCAACTGCATAGTATTAGAGGTCGTGCGGCACAGAAAAGCTTAAAGAAAATGATAGAAAAGCGTAAGCAAGAAATAAAAGCGATTCAACAACAAATTGATGAGTTAATTAGCAATAATCAACAACTTCAAGAAAAATTGGACTTGTTACTTTCTATCAAAGGCATAGGCAAACTCACTGCTTATTATGTGCTGGCACGAATGCCTGATATCCAGTGCTTTCAAACAACCAAACAATTTGCCGCCTATATAGGTATCACCCCCAAACAACATCAATCCGGCTCTCTCATTGGCAAAACAACTCTCTCAAGACTCGGAGATAGTCGATTAAGAAAGGCTCTTTACATGGCTGCTTTAGTCGCCAAACGCTACAATAAAGCTTTGGATGGCTTTGTCAAAAGACTCCAATGCAATGGAAAAACTCCAAAAACTATAATTTGTGCCGTGATGCGTAAATTGGCTCATATCATTTTTGGAGTCCTAAAAAATAAGCAACCTTTTAACGAAAATTTAGGTTGCTTTTGA
- a CDS encoding c-type cytochrome: protein MLKALDDKNKPVEPLIDGFYPPYPPVTPAKGMSPELVKRGEYLAKMGDCIACHTNVKGGTPAFAGGLPINTPFGTFYSPNITPDKETGIGNWTEKDFIRAMKEGRDPEGRNYFPVFPYVYFAKMTDDDARALYAYFMSIPPVKQKNKSLPFPFNIPGARSALWGWNLLFFFPDDNAVVYDPEHSPLWNRGKYIVDTLGHCSMCHTPLNVFGAPKDRFYLTGAFIDGYWAPNITKYGLRSASRYEVADVFAQGQLINKAGPVVGPMAEVNHNSLSYLTEEDRLAIATYLKTVVSEEPLGVPPSESQPTLKRGKQVYINACIICHQRGEMGAPLIGDGANWYMRLKMHGLTGLYRHAIHGYNQMPVKGACVTCSDNDLMAAVDYLLNASLSRSQWEDLATGGAAKYPANGKEIYNENCSMCHNEGKQGAPKIGDKAVWEPIIDQNIDVLVENTIKGEYHPKNGGCKHCTTGEVLEAIKYMVSQSKTEGNYSLW from the coding sequence ATGTTAAAGGCTCTTGATGACAAAAATAAACCGGTTGAGCCACTTATCGATGGATTTTATCCACCTTATCCTCCAGTTACGCCAGCAAAAGGGATGTCGCCAGAATTAGTAAAGCGAGGAGAGTATTTGGCAAAAATGGGCGATTGCATTGCCTGTCATACTAACGTTAAAGGCGGGACACCAGCTTTTGCTGGCGGGTTACCCATTAATACCCCTTTTGGTACCTTCTATAGCCCAAATATTACACCTGATAAAGAAACAGGGATTGGTAACTGGACTGAGAAAGATTTTATCCGCGCTATGAAAGAGGGTAGAGATCCAGAAGGCAGAAATTATTTCCCGGTTTTTCCTTATGTTTATTTTGCTAAAATGACCGATGATGATGCGCGGGCGCTTTATGCTTACTTCATGAGTATTCCACCCGTGAAGCAAAAAAATAAATCGCTGCCCTTCCCCTTTAACATTCCTGGTGCGCGTTCTGCTCTATGGGGATGGAACCTATTATTTTTCTTCCCGGATGATAATGCGGTGGTTTATGACCCTGAGCATTCGCCACTTTGGAATCGCGGTAAATATATTGTTGATACCCTTGGCCACTGCAGTATGTGTCATACCCCTCTAAATGTTTTTGGGGCCCCAAAAGATCGTTTTTATTTGACAGGTGCATTCATTGATGGCTATTGGGCACCTAATATCACCAAATATGGATTACGTTCAGCTAGCCGTTACGAAGTAGCTGATGTGTTTGCACAAGGGCAACTGATTAATAAGGCTGGACCTGTGGTCGGACCTATGGCAGAAGTCAATCACAATAGCTTGAGTTATTTAACCGAAGAAGACAGGCTTGCTATCGCAACGTATTTAAAGACTGTCGTTAGTGAAGAACCCTTAGGCGTTCCGCCGTCAGAAAGCCAACCGACTCTGAAACGAGGAAAGCAAGTTTATATTAACGCTTGCATTATCTGTCATCAAAGGGGAGAAATGGGAGCACCACTTATCGGTGATGGTGCTAATTGGTACATGCGTTTAAAAATGCACGGTCTAACTGGGCTTTATCGCCATGCTATTCATGGCTATAACCAGATGCCCGTGAAAGGTGCTTGTGTTACTTGTTCTGATAACGACCTCATGGCTGCTGTGGATTACTTATTAAATGCTTCTTTATCTCGTTCTCAATGGGAGGACCTGGCTACAGGTGGTGCGGCTAAATATCCAGCGAACGGTAAGGAAATTTATAATGAGAACTGCAGCATGTGTCACAATGAGGGCAAGCAGGGAGCACCTAAGATAGGTGATAAGGCTGTATGGGAGCCAATTATTGACCAAAATATTGATGTCTTGGTCGAAAACACCATAAAAGGGGAGTATCACCCCAAAAATGGTGGCTGTAAGCACTGCACAACAGGTGAAGTGCTCGAGGCCATCAAGTATATGGTGAGCCAATCAAAAACCGAAGGAAATTACTCCTTATGGTAA
- a CDS encoding ubiquinone biosynthesis accessory factor UbiJ, protein MIKKYSLKALQKAINHALNLDEETPAKIAALDGKVLEVIITPLWVNFFIHFDQGELKLLADYEGHPDTIIHSSPIGLIRLSFLPASKARSLFNDKIRLSGDVELGQQVKKLFDELDIDWEGHLAHFTGDVVAHQIGSIFRQGLAFKKQFTESMRHNLSDYLHEELGIFPVREEVDDFFNDIDKLSLDVERLQVHVNLLTSKHETD, encoded by the coding sequence ATGATTAAAAAATATTCATTAAAAGCACTACAAAAGGCCATTAATCATGCGCTCAATCTTGATGAAGAAACACCAGCTAAAATCGCCGCTTTGGATGGGAAAGTTCTGGAAGTCATTATCACCCCTCTTTGGGTTAACTTTTTTATTCATTTTGACCAAGGAGAGTTGAAATTACTTGCCGATTATGAGGGTCATCCCGACACGATTATTCATAGCAGCCCCATTGGCTTGATTCGCTTGAGTTTTTTGCCAGCTTCTAAAGCACGATCGTTGTTTAATGACAAAATTAGGCTTTCAGGCGATGTAGAGCTGGGGCAGCAAGTTAAAAAATTATTCGATGAGTTGGATATTGATTGGGAAGGACATCTAGCGCATTTCACTGGTGATGTTGTCGCACATCAAATCGGGTCCATTTTTCGTCAAGGGCTCGCTTTTAAAAAGCAATTTACTGAATCCATGCGCCATAATCTGAGCGATTATTTGCATGAAGAGTTAGGTATTTTTCCTGTACGTGAGGAAGTGGATGATTTTTTCAATGATATTGATAAATTGTCCCTGGACGTTGAACGTTTACAAGTGCATGTAAACCTACTGACGAGCAAGCATGAAACCGATTAA
- a CDS encoding ArgP/LysG family DNA-binding transcriptional regulator: MRIEQRGLQALDAVIQTQSFAAAAKQLFITQPAVTQRIKQLEIQFGQPLLIRTLPYRATPLGEKLLSLLRRTRLLEEHLLQEIHKDLPARLSVALNRDSLEMWFSRLLRDLSLLEKINIDIITDDQDVTIDYFRQGSVSACVTTYNQALPGCECLFLGHMTYLLVAAPHFIKRHFRNKKTLEDNLMSVPAIIFDNRDRLPEHFFNHFFDKPLTLRRYHMVPSVQAYKQFALQGYGYGWIPSLDLTDELAAGDLQEICPDKRWLMPLYWHYWSLPAKQYQQFIKKVGDGAKRFLA, encoded by the coding sequence ATGAGAATAGAGCAGCGTGGTCTGCAGGCGTTGGATGCTGTCATTCAGACTCAAAGTTTTGCGGCGGCAGCAAAACAACTATTTATTACCCAACCGGCAGTTACACAGCGCATCAAGCAATTAGAAATACAATTTGGCCAACCTTTACTGATTCGCACCCTTCCTTACCGCGCGACACCCTTAGGTGAAAAATTATTAAGTTTATTGCGTCGTACACGTTTATTAGAAGAGCATTTGCTACAAGAGATTCACAAAGATTTACCGGCACGGCTATCAGTTGCTTTAAATCGAGATAGTCTGGAGATGTGGTTTTCGCGCTTATTGCGTGATTTGAGTTTACTTGAAAAAATTAATATCGATATCATTACGGATGATCAAGATGTTACGATTGACTATTTCCGTCAAGGTTCTGTCTCCGCTTGTGTAACCACCTATAATCAAGCTTTGCCTGGTTGCGAGTGTCTTTTTCTGGGGCATATGACCTATTTGCTGGTTGCTGCCCCTCATTTTATCAAGCGTCATTTCCGCAATAAAAAAACGTTGGAAGACAATTTAATGAGTGTTCCTGCCATCATTTTTGATAATCGCGATCGCTTACCCGAGCATTTCTTTAATCATTTCTTTGATAAACCATTGACCCTACGCCGTTATCATATGGTACCTTCCGTGCAAGCCTACAAGCAATTTGCCTTGCAAGGTTATGGTTACGGTTGGATACCCAGTTTAGATCTTACGGATGAATTAGCGGCTGGAGACTTACAGGAAATCTGTCCCGATAAACGTTGGTTGATGCCTTTGTATTGGCACTATTGGTCATTACCTGCAAAGCAATATCAACAATTTATAAAAAAGGTTGGTGATGGTGCTAAACGCTTTTTAGCGTAG
- the coxB gene encoding cytochrome c oxidase subunit II: MRNGLKLSGVLAAIIGLGMNQTVMAAADKWQMNMYKGVTPLSKDMYDLHMIAIVICAIIGVVVFGVMIYSLIHHRKSKGYTAASFHDNTRLEIVWSIIPFLILVGLAIPATKVLINLEDASDSDVTIKVVGYQWKWQYQYLDQGISFFSNLSTPFAQIENQEPKGQWYLLEVDNPLVVPIHKKVRFLVTSNDVIHSWWVPELGIKRDAMPGFMHEAWARIEKPGVYRGQCAELCGVNHAFMPIVVKAVSEEEFDQWVAKQAKARDQYAAAEVKPEVQVKMTRAELISLGKQKYDQVCAACHRADGKGMPPVYPALKGSSVAVGRPIERHIDIILNGVPGTAMQAFKEQLNDKEIAAVATYERNAWENNTDDEVQPADVAKVRQGDNQPPTMVNKAQAGGLR; encoded by the coding sequence ATGCGAAACGGGTTAAAGCTAAGCGGAGTGCTTGCTGCCATCATTGGACTGGGAATGAACCAGACGGTAATGGCTGCGGCAGATAAGTGGCAGATGAACATGTATAAAGGAGTTACTCCTTTAAGCAAGGACATGTATGACCTACACATGATAGCCATCGTTATTTGTGCCATCATTGGAGTCGTGGTCTTTGGTGTCATGATCTATTCACTTATACACCATCGCAAATCAAAAGGTTATACCGCAGCTAGCTTTCACGATAACACACGCCTGGAAATTGTGTGGTCTATTATTCCTTTCTTAATTCTCGTAGGCCTTGCTATTCCCGCAACCAAGGTTTTGATAAACTTGGAAGATGCCAGTGACTCAGATGTAACAATTAAGGTTGTAGGGTATCAATGGAAATGGCAGTACCAATACCTCGATCAAGGGATTAGTTTTTTCAGTAATTTATCGACCCCCTTCGCACAAATTGAAAATCAAGAACCTAAAGGCCAGTGGTATTTGTTGGAAGTTGATAATCCTCTCGTTGTCCCCATCCATAAAAAAGTTCGATTTTTGGTTACCTCAAATGATGTTATTCATTCTTGGTGGGTACCAGAGTTGGGTATAAAGCGTGACGCTATGCCAGGATTCATGCATGAGGCTTGGGCAAGAATAGAAAAGCCTGGTGTTTACAGAGGGCAGTGTGCTGAGCTATGTGGAGTGAATCATGCATTCATGCCTATTGTCGTGAAAGCGGTTAGTGAAGAGGAATTTGATCAATGGGTGGCCAAGCAAGCCAAGGCCAGGGATCAATATGCTGCAGCAGAAGTCAAGCCAGAAGTACAAGTGAAAATGACGCGTGCAGAACTCATCAGCCTAGGAAAACAAAAATATGATCAAGTCTGTGCTGCTTGTCATCGCGCTGATGGTAAGGGTATGCCACCGGTTTATCCAGCGCTTAAAGGAAGCTCAGTTGCTGTTGGAAGACCTATAGAACGACACATTGATATCATTCTAAATGGTGTTCCTGGCACAGCTATGCAAGCCTTTAAAGAGCAACTGAATGATAAAGAAATTGCTGCAGTCGCTACCTACGAACGTAATGCCTGGGAAAATAATACAGATGATGAGGTACAACCGGCTGATGTCGCCAAAGTACGTCAGGGTGATAATCAACCACCAACAATGGTGAATAAAGCTCAAGCTGGAGGTTTGCGATGA
- the tatA gene encoding twin-arginine translocase TatA/TatE family subunit, translating to MGLSGISPLSLLLILLIVVALFGTNKLKNIGSDLGAAIKNFRRALNEDDDKKS from the coding sequence ATGGGATTAAGTGGAATCAGCCCTTTGTCATTATTGTTAATACTACTCATCGTTGTTGCCTTGTTTGGTACCAATAAATTAAAGAACATTGGCTCTGATCTCGGCGCCGCCATCAAAAATTTTCGCCGCGCGCTTAATGAAGACGATGATAAGAAATCATGA
- a CDS encoding LysE/ArgO family amino acid transporter yields MMVYLNGLMLGLSLITALGPQNVFLIRQGALRRHAALSAAICFFCDVILITASIAGLHHVLELHPAFQVWITWFGVGFLFYYGAKALKHALSISTTRHTNVQDATNRWQIIMLALGFSLLNPHAIIDSLVIIGGGSSQFPGHQQAFLLGVLTSSLFWFFSLTFTTRYFSEVLSRATVWRRIEIASGILMVFLSAKLALSQL; encoded by the coding sequence ATGATGGTATACCTGAATGGTCTTATGTTAGGACTGTCTTTAATAACAGCCCTAGGCCCACAAAATGTATTCTTGATTCGTCAGGGTGCCTTGCGTCGTCATGCTGCACTTTCAGCAGCGATTTGCTTTTTCTGCGATGTTATTTTAATTACTGCAAGTATCGCCGGCCTTCATCATGTACTTGAGCTTCACCCTGCTTTTCAGGTATGGATAACCTGGTTTGGAGTAGGTTTTCTTTTTTATTACGGAGCCAAGGCTTTAAAACATGCTTTGAGCATATCAACGACCAGGCATACCAACGTGCAAGATGCGACGAACCGTTGGCAAATCATTATGTTAGCTTTAGGTTTTAGTCTTCTGAATCCGCACGCGATTATTGACAGTTTAGTCATTATCGGCGGAGGAAGCAGTCAATTCCCAGGACATCAACAAGCTTTTTTATTGGGCGTACTTACGTCAAGCTTGTTCTGGTTTTTTTCTCTAACATTTACCACGCGTTATTTTTCTGAGGTGCTCTCACGCGCCACCGTTTGGCGACGCATCGAGATTGCTAGCGGCATTTTAATGGTATTCCTGAGTGCTAAGTTGGCTTTAAGTCAGCTTTAA